A segment of the Elusimicrobiota bacterium genome:
GCTTAAAGGCGAACCACTGGATTTCCCTGAAGACGGATACAAAGGCGATTATATCGTTAATATTGCAAAAAAATTAATCTCATCTGACAGCAAAGAAATAAATTTTAAAAAAATTGCTCTTAAAGAAATGGTGTCAACGATAAAAAATGATCTTTCTGATTTTGACGTGACATTTGACAGCTGGTTTTCGGAATCATCTATCGCGCCTGACGGCTCCGGTAAAAAAAGTAAAGTTGAGGAATTATGCGTTTGGCTAAAAAAGAATAATTATGCTTATGAAAAAGACGGGGCTCTTTGGTTTGCTTCATCAAAGTACGGGGACGACAAGGACCGTGTTTTAAAAAGAAGCGATGAAAGATTTACGTATCTTGCCTCGGATATCGCTTACCATAAAAATAAGATTGAGCGCGGATACGACAAGCTTATTAACCTTTGGGGAGCAGACCATCACGGCTACGTCAACAGAATGAAAGCAGCCATTCAAGCTCTTGGAGGAAACGAGTCAAAACTTTCTATTATCCTTTATCAGCTTGTGTCATTGGTAAGAAACGGAGTTCCTGTAGCAATGTCTACAAGAGCGGGAGAATTCGTAACTCTTGAAGAAGTGATCAAAGAAGTCGGCAAAGACGCCTGCAAGTTTTTCTTTATGATGAGGGCTCCTAATTCACAGCTGGAATTTGACCTTGAGCTTGCCAAGAAAAAAACTTCTGAAAATCCGGTATTTTATGTTCAATACGTTCACGCAAGATGCAACTCTATTTTTCTTGAAGCTAATAAAATAAAAGGGTTTGAGCTAGCCTCTGATTCCGACTTTTTAAAAGCTGATTTCAGCCTTTTGCGCTCAAAAGAAGAAAAGGATCTTATTAAAAAACTCATTTTTTTCCCCGACGTAATAGAGGCCTGTATTGAAAACCTTACGCCTCATCTTATTACAACTTACCTTATGGAAACCTCCGACATTTTTCATAGATTTTACGAAAATTGCAGAGTCTTAAACATAGACGACAAAGAACTTTCCTTGGCGAGATTGTCTTTAGTAAAAGCAGTTTCTGAAATAATCAAAAATGGCCTTGCCCTTCTTGGAGTAAGCGCGCCCGAAAAGATGTAATATAATATGGAAAAATCAAAAAAAACGGAAATACTTTTTCTTGAACTAGTAAAAATAATGGAAATCTTGAGAGGGCCGAAAGGATGCCCGTGGGATAAACATCAAAACCATAAAAGCCTTATTAAATACCTTTTTTCTGAAGCAAAAGAAGTAAAAAGCGCAATAAACAAAAAGGACTG
Coding sequences within it:
- the argS gene encoding arginine--tRNA ligase; translation: MKKVIKKELDNLFSKWLKENNFGALPNYTLYEPPKNISCDLASNIAIVIAKQSGKNPKEIAEIFASLISSSLKKYIDALTIAGPGFLNITLSENILFETLKKLIKEKDKFGRKEYIDDKKILIEFVSANPTGPLHIGHGRGAAIGDSLARIFSFFGYDVEKEYYLNDVGNQIEMLGKSLEIRYRQLKGEPLDFPEDGYKGDYIVNIAKKLISSDSKEINFKKIALKEMVSTIKNDLSDFDVTFDSWFSESSIAPDGSGKKSKVEELCVWLKKNNYAYEKDGALWFASSKYGDDKDRVLKRSDERFTYLASDIAYHKNKIERGYDKLINLWGADHHGYVNRMKAAIQALGGNESKLSIILYQLVSLVRNGVPVAMSTRAGEFVTLEEVIKEVGKDACKFFFMMRAPNSQLEFDLELAKKKTSENPVFYVQYVHARCNSIFLEANKIKGFELASDSDFLKADFSLLRSKEEKDLIKKLIFFPDVIEACIENLTPHLITTYLMETSDIFHRFYENCRVLNIDDKELSLARLSLVKAVSEIIKNGLALLGVSAPEKM
- a CDS encoding nucleoside triphosphate pyrophosphohydrolase encodes the protein MEKSKKTEILFLELVKIMEILRGPKGCPWDKHQNHKSLIKYLFSEAKEVKSAINKKDWKNLEEELGDILLQVVFHSQIAKENRLFDINKVIEGLNNKLIR